The following nucleotide sequence is from Trifolium pratense cultivar HEN17-A07 linkage group LG2, ARS_RC_1.1, whole genome shotgun sequence.
cataaaaaaaacttcgattttttGCAGTTTTCAGTTATTTTGGATCAAATTTCAGTTATTATTTAGAtttgtttggatttgagcaccccctAACCACATATACTTTGGTTGGccaataaatataaattagtaCGAATTAACCGCAAATGAGAAACTTCCATTTATTTACCATGATGAAGATTCATTCTTAATGattatttgagaaaatggaCAAACTTATCAACGCAAAATATATGCGCTTATATCCataatttcatttcaattaACCAAAATGATAGTTCGTTTCAGCTATTTTTAACTACCttcaatattaattaaaatgaatttgaaagttCATAACTCAATTCATAActacattgaatttttttacagATACATTCAAAATCATAACTGAAAAGCTATTTTATCCTTTTTGCGAATTCAACAATATTATCCGATGATTACTTATACAATAAATAGCCAAACACTACGTCAAAGGCAACGTCCTCATTATtacaaaaaagtaataattatCGATATTGGTTTAAGGAAATCACATATTTTctaatgttatttatattttttattgtgaattttttttatgttttaataatCAATTCATCTAATTTTTTCAACTTTGAGCTTGGCATATTTATTTGATACAAGTAAACACCCACTTTAAACTTTGTATACATGTACtcataatatttaatttaaatatactaACATTAAAACAAACCAGGAAACAGTTTCATTGATTAACAACCATAAACTACATTCAACATCAACAAGGAAAATAAAGGATAAACATCAACCCTAAACATAATTACCACAAAGTCAAACCAAATTACACTTAGATAACCTACATTTTACTATGCAGCCAACACCTTCATTCATTAAGATCTTCTTAACCTAAAATAGCAAACATTAAAACCAAATTAACTTAAATACCATAATCAAAAGCTTACATCAAATCATATTTGCAACCTCGCTTTTTTCCAACAACAAGCAGCATCCAACATAATCAACTTTCTCAcctcatattttaaaaacacGCACAACATTGTTACCACAGTTAACAAGCGAAAAATTAAAGGACAATAAAACTTCTCCGATACATCTATCAAAGCCTCACACAATGCCTTACCCCACCGTTCAAAAACCTCGGGTTTAAGAATCGAACGACAAAACTCCGCTTCTAATAAACCATTGCACCCGGGAACTGGACACCCAATATTTGTGATGTTATCATCAAGTTTGGAACTGATGTACATTGACACGCAATCTGAGCAATAAGCATGAGAGCAACCGCTGATGAAGAAAGCATCCTTAATCGTTTTAGTGTCAGTGCAGATTTCGCAAACAAACGCCGCAGCTCTGGAATTTGAAGACTCTCCGTTTTCGAATCTTTTACGTTTTCCGAAAGGGATAGTTTTTGGAATGAAATTGAGGATCTTAATGTCAtcgtcgtcttcttcatcgGAAAGATTAATGACATCAGAGATGGCTCGCTTGACGGATAAACGGTAGGTGTCGACGTCGATTATCTCCGGAGTGGATTGTGGAACTGCATTGCTTTTTCTTGGAAGGTGCAATGTTTCCAAGTCCATTGAGATgatgaaaaagttttttaatagagattgtaaacttgataatttgatatattgataattaaaattaaaatgatttaattaaaggagatgatgaaaaggttttttaatagagattgtaaacttttcttctagagtgccacatcatcaaaatacttgattgtgagcaactcaacattccttttacttgtaaaagaatgtaaaagaataattaaaattaaaatgatttaattaaagataattaaaattaaaatgatttaatcaaaagagatgatgaaaaggttttctaatagagattgtaaacttgataatttgatatattgataattaaaattaaaatgatttaattaaaggagatgatgaaaagattttttaatagagattgtaaacttttcttgtagagtgccacatcatcaaaatacttgattgtgagcaactcaacattccttttacttgtaaaagatGGTTATAACGGCGTAATACAGTACAGTATATATTCGTATTTTTTTGACGcaatttattcatatttttgaaAACTGAATTTACGTTTGATGCATAGATCAAGGGATTTTGTTACCAAACTTATTAAATTGGTTCAATATATTTTGATGCAATTGGAATCCTAGTTAAGTAATTATGCACagtatttaaataataaaatccgtttagtcaaaaacaaataataataataataataataataatagtaatatatgtcaaaaaaaaataataataatagtaataataatctatttatactatatatataatataaatatgatacatgagttttggtgtggatttttcataataataacaatatccttattttttttagtagcaaaacaaaaatcatttattaacaaactcaccataacataacacatttttttagcaacaaaaatcatttattaacaaactcaccataatatgaaacttttttttagacacaggcaggcacGCTTGCCTGACCCgctagtagtaataataattatcaataataataataataataataaaatccgtaaaaaataaaatataataaaataaaactaaaaaaagtacagtaactaattaaattattatttttgtttaaataacCTTTTGTTTTTGAAGAATTGTTTAAATAACCTTATAATTAACTAGAAATTTAATGTTTGAAATTCTATTCTTCACATGTCTGTACGTGTATACCAATATGACACACGCAAGataataaatattgaaataataaatacaCGAGTAATCTTCAATATTCAGAAGTGCAAGGAATGAAAATCTTCATGTGATCTTCAAATATCTTCAtttaatcttcaattttttatttttttttgaaagcaaactttattaaaaaactaaGAAGATAAAAGGCCAGACACATAAAGGTACATCATTACACTACTCCTAATTGGGCTCTATTTCGGCCCAATTGGCCATCTCATGGGCAACTCTATTGGCAGAACGCTTAACCCATCTAATATCAATGTTAGGGTTATCTTCTAAAAGCTTCACACATCGCCGAACCACACAACCCCAATTCTTCCTAATAAGAGATTTCCTCTTGACGGCATTAACAAGGAGCTGAGAGTCCATCTCTATCATCACCTGGTGTACATCAAGTTTTTCAATCCAATCCATGCCATCGTTCAAACCCAAAGCTTCGCCCATAACAATATTAGACGATCCACTATGAACTCGAGTTGCAGCTCCGACGGCGCTTCCATCCGACCGTCTCAAGACCATCCCTGTAAACCAATGGCCATCACTGCTTAGGTGAGCATCCACATTGATTTTCAAGGTGCCCCTAAGCGGTGGACTCCAGCAATTGTCATTACTGCCACCGTTGGTCTTAGCGTAAGGGTTTTGGGTCTTCACATCACCATGAGTTTGGTACTCATGTAGCTGATTCAACGCAATGGTACTAATCTCTTGAGAAGGTAAGCTCTTTTACTGAAACACCAATAGATTCCTCACATTACATATCGCATAAATGATTGCTATAATTTTTTCCATGCATTCCTTGTCAGTGTTACTTATCATGTAAAGAGTCCAGTCATAGAAGTCTGTTAGGTGGTTTTGGTCTAGGTTGAGTGTTAGAGGGGACGCAAACCAAACCTTCTTTGTGCTTTCACATTCCAGAAACACATGGTGGGTAGTCTCTATATGGTTAAAACACCGTGGGCACAGAGGGTCACATCTGACCccttttttgaataaatttccTTTCACTGGTATAACATTATCAAGTATTCTCCATAGAAGGTGACTGTGCTTAGGGGGCACCTTTAAATCCCATAACACCTTTCATATCTCTTTAGAATTGTTGGATGAAGTGGCGTTATTAGATTGACTGTTCCAATGCATAATGGCATGATAGCCAGACTTCACTGTGTAATTACCATCTTGTGTGCTATCCCAAGTGAGGGTATATG
It contains:
- the LOC123905206 gene encoding E3 ubiquitin-protein ligase RNF14-like codes for the protein MDLETLHLPRKSNAVPQSTPEIIDVDTYRLSVKRAISDVINLSDEEDDDDIKILNFIPKTIPFGKRKRFENGESSNSRAAAFVCEICTDTKTIKDAFFISGCSHAYCSDCVSMYISSKLDDNITNIGCPVPGCNGLLEAEFCRSILKPEVFERWGKALCEALIDVSEKFYCPLIFRLLTVVKKILMNEGVGCIVKCRLSKCNLV